In Oscarella lobularis chromosome 5, ooOscLobu1.1, whole genome shotgun sequence, the genomic window GCCCGTTTCCCGGCTGGGGAATCGAAAGTTGCACGCACCATGAGGATGCCGGTGTCATCTGTCTGAAGCCACGAATCCGACTCGTCGGCGGATCGGTGTTGACTGAGGGTAGAGTCGAGGTTTTCATCAACGGTTCTTGGGGAACTATTTGTGATACTGACTGGGATGCGACGGATGCCAACGTTGTGTGCAGAGAATTGGGATTCTTGAACCATGGAGGACATTTGGCGAGAAGAGGAGCGACGTTTGGGCAAGGTTCCGGTCCCATATGGATGAGAAACGTGGCGTGCAAAGGACACGAAACGAATCTCACTGATTGCAAATTCTCCTCCGCTCTGAGTCAATGCAGTCACAGTCAAGATGCAGGTGTCGTATGTGGACGCTTAGATATTCGTCTTGTTGGCGGAAGCGGACAGCATGAAGGTCGAGTCGAAGTGTTCTACAACAATCAGTGGGGAACGGTGTGCGATGACGGCTGGGATTCAAATGACGCACATGTCGTTTGCAGAGAGCTAGGCTTCGGCTACAACATGGCCACTGCCGTCAGCTCAGCTCACTTCGGTCAAGGTTCAGGAAACATATGGATGGACAATGTCAACTGCGGTGGTTACGAGCGTCGACTCTTTGACTGCAGTTTCAATGGATGGGGAAGTCACAATTGCGGCCACGGAGAGGACGCCGGGGTTATTTGCAGAGATTAGTGTCGTACCTGAAGGTCTTgcgcgttgtcgttgtctTGTTTTGTTGTGTCCGTGTCTGTTTTTCGTCCTGTTGAGCAAAGAAGCATTTCGTCACCTACGGGCGTCGCTCTTCGTGCGTTCCCGACTAATGGCTTCGAATTTCGCCGACCTGTGCGTCCCAATCGACGAAAACAACGTGCCATTGTTCGAAAAGACCCTAGCCAATTTGAAAGAATTCGGATTTCACGCAGCGGCCGTAACTCATCGTCTAGAACTCCTCCAAACGAAACAAACGCCCATTCCTCCGTGTCCAGACAAGTCGACGGTGGCAAAATGGGCCAAACAAAGCGGACTCACCCTGTACACGCGACTGACCGTGTCTCTAACCGAAAACAGCCAGTTGCACGCTCTAGCTCAAGAAGCCGTTCGAGCTTACGACATCCTCGCTGTCGAaccgacgacggagaagCTCTTCTACCGAACGTGCGCATCTCTCGAAGCAGACATCATATCGTTCGACTTCACGCAaagacttcttttcttcttgaaaaCTCCCCAAGTGCGACAGGCCATTCGAAGGGGAATGTCGTTTGAAATTCTTTATTCTCCTATGATATTGGATGCCGCTGCGAGAAGGAATACGCTCACTGCCGCTATGGAATTGATCGAGGCGTCGAAGGGAAAGAACGTCGTGTTGTCGAGTGGATCGAGAGGTCCCATGGACGTTCGTGGGCCGTACGACGTGATGAATTTAGGACTTTTGTTTGGGTTGAAAGAGGCGATGGCGAAGGAGACCGTGTCTGTGAATTGTCGAGCGGTTATTCGTCGTGCGGTGGCGAGGAGAGAGACGTCGAAAGGAGTGACGTCGATGCGACGCGTGGATGAACTTGCGGCGGGGGAAGAATGGGTGATGAAGAAGTtgaaggacgacgatgaagacaGCGACATTGGGACGCTGGAAAAGGGAGACTGTGGACAGGATAAAGGTattgacgagaagaagaatgatTCAGATAGTGAAAACAGTGGTGATGAGTCTATTGCAAAGAAGCCAAGAGTTAGTTAGATAATGCGTTTATGACGTCCGAACTCTTAGGTGTATAATCATTGATGTACTAGTAGTATACCTCATTATACTTTTCCAGAAAATTTATGATGCTGCGTGTAGTCACCAAACAGAGCCTTGAAAATTTCCTTTCCTGACTTATCGAGCGTTGTGTGGAGTAAAGCCAACTCGTGCTCTCGACACAAATCCAGCAAGGCGTAGATGCCGGGTAACAAAAGAGCCTAAAAGAACCCAGTTCACTACGTCGCATACGCGTACGCCTAAGAGAAAAACCGACCTTAGTGTCACTGCCAACCGATTCATTTTGAACGGAGGCAATGAAGTCTGCAACCACGTAGGGAATATACTTTCCAAACGACTTGTTTCTGCTCATCTCCTGATAAATTCTAAACACATCAATTCATATTTAGAAGGAAAATTTCTTAAGCCATTATCACCTCGCCAATAAATTGACCTCGTAGCAAGACCCACCACTTCCCAGCTCAAAAGCACACAGAAGCATTTCTTAGAAAAGAATGCTACACCAATGTGATGCGAATACCGTGACCTACTTTTGACGCATTGGATGAACGCTGAAACGGCTCCGACAACGGCATCTGCATGATGACGAAGCAGCATGTGAAGGACTTCACAGCAATTTTTAAAAGAACTGCTCGTTGTTGAAGACAGCTTCGCCACGAGACAACCGTGAAGCACAGTCACTGACGCACCGCCCATGAGGACCATCTAAAAATCTTTGTACCAGATAGCGTTTACACCTCGTTTTCCTTACCTTTCCTCGAGACAAAAACTGAGAAAATAAACTTAATATTCTGGCTTCCAGTCGACTGTCGTCTTCTGCTGACTGAAGCACTTCCAAAAAGAGCAATATTGCCTGAAGAGGTAGGTCATGAATTACCGTTATCTACTAGTAGGTTATTTGAGGTCACCTTGGGAATTTCTCTAAATAGTATTTTCTGCACGTCTTCACTCTGATACTTCGCCTTTAGTAGGATCTCCCAAAGACAAACTGCTTGGCGAGGCGACAGCGTGGAGTAATTCATTTTTGCCGAGAGGCTCTCCAGGATAATTTCTGCCTCTTTTAGGCCAGCATTTTGAAGCATTCGGCTGATACATGCTTTGACAAGAGCTTCGTTAGGATTCCCAGCGATATTGCCATCTAATACAATGCTGGCCAGGCTCTGCCACGGCCTACTTCCATCGTCGATCAATAGACGTAAGAAAGTCTTCCACAATGTAAAGACCGTTGCCTTTTGTCGTAGCGCAGCTATCCAAAGGACTCCTACGGACCATTCAGTTAGGccgccgtttttctctccGTGCTTCAGGTGATCCATAGCGAAATCCAGCACACCGTTATCAAAGTGCTGTTCTCTTCTACAAATCAAAACTTATACGTGACAGATTTGTATACAATACAAGCTCTTACCCTAGCAACGCATTCAGAGCTTCGATTAACACGTACGTTTCCACCGAGTGCTCCAAAGCTGACGTTTCTTGCCCCTTGGCTGTTATAGTATTTGCAAGTTTTTGATGCAGGTTTGAGAAACAGTCAGCTACAGCTCTGCAAGAAGAATGCTTTGACTCATCGCCAGATCTAGCGACCTGTTGTCAAAAATTTGAGGTTTGTAAGGCGAAGCTCAGTATGCCGACTGCTTACAGTATAACAGGCGATGAGAATTGCATTGCAAATATCCAGTTGGACTGACGGAACTCTTTCAAATGTCGCCGTCTATAAATCAAAGGCTACGTTTACGAAtgaaaattgttttttaCGCATTTACACTTTCGGCAAATTTCACGACATCAAGAGCAAGCGATGCCTTCTGTACGGCAAACGTTGTCAGCCTACATAGAATTGCTCTGAGCTCATCTTTCTTTACGCCCTGAAGATCAAAGAAAAGTTAGTTAGGTAGTGTACCGTACACATACTGACCGGAACGCTATAGCAATGAGTGAAAAACTTCAAGAGAGGCTGCAAACGTGAAACGGCAACCTCCAGACAAATTGCATACTTCTTCGAATCAGCACATCTCAACAGTGCTTTCCAAACGGCGAAATAACGAGGATCGAGTGACTGATTGGCAAGCATCAGACCGATTCCACATCCTAAAAGTCCCATGTaacagagaagaaaattctcaGTCAAAAGAGAATCAAATGGAAGGTAATCAAAGACCTGAATAAAAGCAATCTATCCCATGCAATTTACAAGGCAATCTCGACCCGTACCTCCAGTAGGCGGCATATTGATTCCGAAGTTATCGATGACGAATGACTTGGTTGCCGCTTGGTACACTTTGAAACAACTTCGCTTGCTTTCTTCGCAATGTCAGACCACCTGGACTCTAACACGTCTCGTAGTTTTTCTCTGAGGCCTTTAGTGCCGAGGCCAGTGGCTGTTAACGATTCAATGACATCGgcttgctcgtcgtcgccacgcTTGGACGCTTTCTCAAATCGAGTCAGTAAAACGTTCAAAAGAGATAACGCTTCTGAGTCATTCGTCACCCTAAAAAACCCGTTATACAAACCAGTCTCGTCTTCTGAAAAATTACGTTTTGAGTACTGATACAAACTCTTCTATAAGAGACACGATCAATGCCGATTGAACAACTCTAATTTCTTGAAAGACTGGAGACTGCATAAGGCACCGAATATCGAACAGCAAACTAGAAGATTAGGATTAAAAAAGATATACAATAGACTATGTCCCAACCTCTGATGAGAACTGTTTTTAAACACTTGAAGAATAAAAGCAGCGACTTTCGATATGTCATCCAAAGTCATGTATGAGACTAGCAGTGGAAGATTACTTGCAAATAAACGCCAACAGGCCTCCACGAGGGTATGAGATTGGACGTTTTCAATCTGAAATAAGAAGTTTAATAACTAATAGCAGCGAGTCTCCTCCCTTAGTAAGAGCCATACCTGCCCATTCCAATCACAAGCACCAGGCGCAAGTCgagtgaaattacaaagaAAGCTTGTAGCATTTCCTAAAACACCCACGTCCACCACTTGGTCATCGACGTCCAAGCAGCGTCTGACAAACTGAACGCTTAGACGACTCTAAGTTCAAGCATATCGTGCTGGTAACGTTATGGTATGGCGTAGCATACCAGAAAGTAGTATAATCTTGGCTGATTCAGGAAGTCGTTGCCTTCACAAGGCAAATCAAGATTTTGCAACCATAAACTGCCTAATTCGGGTCGCCACGCCAACTTGGGAAGTTCTGCTTCTAAGCGTTTCACTATTTGAGGCTGGAGATGACTCAGCATCGAAAGCAAGTTAAGGAGCGCACTATACAGATGTAAGTAACAGTGTACAGCACCCAAATCCTAAGAGatagaaaaagacgatcgtTATAAACTAAATTCGGGTTCTCTCTCACTTGTGTTGTATTGAAGCACTCTGCTAGTGAAGGGAGAGTACACCCAATCGTTTCGTCAATTAATTTCGCTATTGAATCTCTGTGGGAGATTGCCACACTTCCCAGAGACGCTCGTTCAAGCAGCAAGCAAAGCAGTCGGCTGGCCAACCAAGCGTGTTTGGTTTGGAACGATGTCTTCCCTGCCAATGTCTTCCGTTTTTTTGAAGGAGGAGGGCTGGAAATATCTGACAAAGGCAAGTTCACTAGTGACAGGAGCTGAGCTGCTTTAGTCATACTCTCTGATTCTGAACCAGTAAACGATTTCAAGTGTGTAATTAGCGATCGCCAAACTTCCTCCACTTGACTCAGTGGCATCACCTCGAAGATATTTTGCAGCCTAAAATCATATGAAG contains:
- the LOC136187332 gene encoding ribonuclease P protein subunit p30-like: MASNFADLCVPIDENNVPLFEKTLANLKEFGFHAAAVTHRLELLQTKQTPIPPCPDKSTVAKWAKQSGLTLYTRLTVSLTENSQLHALAQEAVRAYDILAVEPTTEKLFYRTCASLEADIISFDFTQRLLFFLKTPQVRQAIRRGMSFEILYSPMILDAAARRNTLTAAMELIEASKGKNVVLSSGSRGPMDVRGPYDVMNLGLLFGLKEAMAKETVSVNCRAVIRRAVARRETSKGVTSMRRVDELAAGEEWVMKKLKDDDEDSDIGTLEKGDCGQDKGIDEKKNDSDSENSGDESIAKKPRVS
- the LOC136187099 gene encoding unhealthy ribosome biogenesis protein 2 homolog, with amino-acid sequence MRGLRASLWNTRLSLKSRAQLAHYAWRSSEVVFPNKYQVLLDWMGEELAASAKRERHEQTSDDDQAAVWKLYENALSSVVMNEKPSKYSVKQKTIHVLTQLVEKALKENDVSLAYLRPALDVCKLLCDNPSLSQLMDTKFEAFAPLAVVVVKLTFLTCIQNENMISVVHSVLNIYTQILGKQANLKKVFIYACEQLMIPCIRLRRRLILQPDAPTARSVVAQVESILCSSFFHANHLAVYSSAIESSEREDAKGSASYCRHFFSATRNAFSHCPDAIFDILPVLCKSYLQAAKNQNPSSKFQFVKALCSSAELLNDDVGKEDQTVQLRSLQRIIFLLNSFRVYNVVADVSGSGLQLEWLKTVARQLSSGKWVQGNQFQYACLQALIELDHCTVEDCVTKCWEKCLDPQTINGLLLDFVSSLIDVYGKLNQIHVLFNKLLKSRNPEYLPLRVVQKLQNIFEVMPLSQVEEVWRSLITHLKSFTGSESENISSPPPSKKRKTLAGKTSFQTKHAWLASRLLCLLLERASLGSVAISHRDSIAKLIDETIGCTLPSLAECFNTTQDLGAVHCYLHLYSALLNLLSMLSHLQPQIVKRLEAELPKLAWRPELGSLWLQNLDLPCEGNDFLNQPRLYYFLSRLSVQFVRRCLDVDDQVVDVGVLGNATSFLCNFTRLAPGACDWNGQIENVQSHTLVEACWRLFASNLPLLVSYMTLDDISKVAAFILQVFKNSSHQSLLFDIRCLMQSPVFQEIRVVQSALIVSLIEEFVSVLKTVTNDSEALSLLNVLLTRFEKASKRGDDEQADVIESLTATGLGTKGLREKLRDVLESRWSDIAKKASEVVSKCTKRQPSHSSSITSESICRLLEVFDYLPFDSLLTENFLLCYMGLLGCGIGLMLANQSLDPRYFAVWKALLRCADSKKYAICLEVAVSRLQPLLKFFTHCYSVPGVKKDELRAILCRLTTFAVQKASLALDVVKFAESTATFERVPSVQLDICNAILIACYTVARSGDESKHSSCRAVADCFSNLHQKLANTITAKGQETSALEHSVETYVLIEALNALLGREQHFDNGVLDFAMDHLKHGEKNGGLTEWSVGVLWIAALRQKATVFTLWKTFLRLLIDDGSRPWQSLASIVLDGNIAGNPNEALVKACISRMLQNAGLKEAEIILESLSAKMNYSTLSPRQAVCLWEILLKAKYQSEDVQKILFREIPKAILLFLEVLQSAEDDSRLEARILSLFSQFLSRGKMVLMGGASVTVLHGCLVAKLSSTTSSSFKNCCEVLHMLLRHHADAVVGAVSAFIQCVKKMLLCAFELGSGGSCYEVNLLARIYQEMSRNKSFGKYIPYVVADFIASVQNESVGSDTKALLLPGIYALLDLCREHELALLHTTLDKSGKEIFKALFGDYTQHHKFSGKV